The DNA segment ATCATATTAGATTAATACATTTCCGATTACGCGGCCATCCGTATTGAAATTATATATACTTCGATTTTCAAGATAATTTGTCTCGCATTTACTAGCGCGTGCCTATTATCTTTTGTCATATCATAAAAATAGAAAACCCACCAAAATTGTCATAAAATCTATTTGATCATTTATTGAATTCATTTCAAGTAATCGATACAATCCCAaacttctatatatatatatatgcagaaTATACTTCCGAATGAAGACATAAATTCACCAAAATTTCGGTACTAAAATTCATTAATCTTGCAGCTAGCTAATGTTCTCGTATACATCGAagcattaatataataaataataaagatCTTTGATCGAAACTTATTTCAATCCAGAATATTTTTCCTAATTTCTCAAGGTATAGAAAGACTATAAAGTCTTAATTAATTCTAGTTTCtccatctatatatatatcatgcatCCATGCATGCAGCTCTATATAAAAGTTTAATCACTCACTATTTCACTGTATTAAGGTATTGtgaatcattttaattcagtgtGTGTGCATGCAAAAATGGCCTCAGAAATTCCAAAGCGACGTCAAGTATCCGCCATGGCCATGGCCATTATCatcataatcatcatcatcGACAACCTCAGCTGCGAAATGCGGCGGCGCGTACACGTCACAGTGCTCCAGCTGGAAAAGCCCGAAATCCGAAGCAGCACTCGCCTGTTGATCCCTCCCAGCACCGCCGTTTTCCGCTACTGGATCCAAGAAGGACCAATCAATGGAGTTATTAGGAGACCCGGCCCGAGACCGATCCTCTCCGCCGCTCTCCGCCGTCGGAGTCTCCTGCCGCTGTGTACTCGAGCTCCCCACGTAACTACTAGCATACTGCTGCGCAACAACCTGGATTTCCCCCGGCGTCAGCGACTGCCCGCCTGCGATATCCGGCGGGTCATGGGGGAAATTAAACTTGGCGTTGCGGCCCCGGAGGCAGAACTGGGCGGCGTCGAACGCCCGGGCCGCCATCTCGGCGGTGTCGTAGGAGCCGAGCCATATGCGCTCCCGGCTGTTGGGAAGACGTATCTCGCAGACATATTTGCCCCATTTGCGTCTTCGCACACCCGTGTACTTCGTCTCTTGGTTGATATTCATGTCCATTTTTGTTTGTATATGTCGAGATTAAGAGAGATTGAGTTGATATaaatgtacatatatatatatatatatataaggggGAAGCACAGTCCAAGAATCCATGGGGGGAGGAAATGGAATTAAGATCGAATGGATTTCACGGGTCAAAAAGGTGGTCCGAGGAGCGTGTTGAATTGTAAAGTACATAGTATAAATATAAATGATGGTAaaacctttttttaaaaatttttttttaatgagttTGCacgtgaatatatatataatccaatAATCCATCGCTTATATTATATATGGCCAATAAAAATTGCCCTTTATGCTGCGGGGAGGCAATTTTActatttgtttataattttaataattcttaAGTTATATATGTGACTAGATAATTATTGGGAGtggaagatttttttttttttttttttttatcatgatcACGATAGTTTTCATATTATTAACTCCCAACTCGCGCccaagaaaattaaaatttatttagttACATCTTGGATAAGTAAATTAACAATTGCATTTTAGATTTTAATAGAAATTAATTGATAAACACGACCAATTAGCTTTTGATTGATGATACCAACTACCATCATTTCGGCCTAGTTCATGTTGCTAGACTGCTAGACATAATAAAAGTAGTACATTAATGTATAGTTTGGTAAACTAtgttattaaatattaattaatctatgtataacttattttatttaatctcgCGTTctttttgttatattatttatctatatattaattattaattttacatcaatcaaatcattaataatttatcttacatatatcaatcaaataattgaatttaaattactatattactccttataaataatattatttatattttatttattgttaaaaagacaaaatgataatttatttttttttttataaaatttaatcaatcaaatcaaatacaccataatctatcaatcaaatccaatactatattaactatcattatttatttattttttattgcattatattatttatctatgtattatttatgtcatcactcaaaccaaatgGTATCTAATGTTATACTCCCTCCATCCCAATTATGTAGTCCACGTTTTtttttgtctcaaatatatagttatatatattatatatatatagagttcttttatggtgcccaacattatatgcccacttcatgcccaccatgtacaagtcaactcatctattgtaccggtcaactcatctattgtacatggtaggcatgaagtgggcatatagtattgggcaccataaaagaactatatatatatatatatatatatatattatatatatatatatatatatatatatatagtttctttcaagtgcccacctatcatgcccactaccatgcccaccaatgatatAGCACTATTGTGGGCATGATaagtgggcacttgaaagaaactctatatatatatatatatatatatatttatttatatgcaCCCGTGCCCAAAATAACTCTGATTAATGACTTGAAATTTCACGGTTGGATCGTCTCGAAAATACGAATCCAACGATGTATCATATGATAAAAAACATTTCAAACTCGGTGGACGGAATCTTGAAGATGGTCAGAAATTGCAGATTTCACCTAATTTCCGGCCATCTTCACGATTCTGGCCaccgagattgaaatttgtaacATATGATACATCGTTGGATTCGCATTTTCGAAACGATCCTATCGTGAAAATTTCAGGGGGATAATAAGTTTCTTGTTTCAATAACTTTACCTCTTTtgagttttggtccattaactttttcgatgtgggttttggtacactaactttgcatttttagtgttttttggtccaactgcatacgtgtcatctcctgattggtccacgtcatcattttggaccaatcagaagttgacacgtatgaagttggaccaaaaaacactgaaaatgcaaagttagtgtacctaAACCAACATTGGAAAAGTTaatgaactaaaaccaaaacatagataagttaatggaccaaaaaaaatattttttcaatttcaaggcaatcaaaattattttgggtACGAGTGCATATGAATCTCCGCACCCTAATTAAGAGATCAAAACTCTATACATGTATATTTATCAAGTAGACAAGTATGAACCATTTTCAGAATATTTTAGTGGTCATTAGAGTAAACCTATATATTGTCAACACTACATACAAGATCCTAATACCGCCCACTCTATAAATTAAGATCAGATTCATACACGACATCTCAATTCGCTCAAGATTCAATATGATCCAGTACATACATACAACTTATAAACCGGAgaaattacaaataaattatcgATATTTATTGTTATTGTTGGATTATAACTTCGAAAGTAAACCCAACATGATCTTAGGAAAATATATGCCATGCAGTAAAATTAAATTGACGCAGCTGCATACGTAAGATCTACCAATTAAACCCCGACCACATATATTTTACAAGTGATTGGGTCGCCAGTTGGCCTGGGGGGATTAATATTGCGTGGGAACTCGTAAATGTGTTTGATTCCGATTTCGGTTGCCGTAATAGAAGTTTCTTCAATGGCGCGAGCAGCTTGTTCCTAGCAAGCCACGTCATTTTCAACATTTGTACTATTTTTCATGTGAGGCATACATCAATAGTTTCCACCCGATATAATCGTTACACACGTGATACTgcgttaaaaaaaataaaaaatgaagtatttttaaaaaaattaaaataaaagctatcaattttttaaattgaaatagTAATAGAGAAAGATAAAATATAACAAATGATATTATAATGTAGCAAAATAGTTTAGTTTCATAATAAGATGGAACGACAAATTCAAAACTACACTATATTATACAGAGAGAGACACATAAATTCACAAAATTGTCCATATCCAATGTGTACAACAAAAAAATttcttatattttttgtttttgttttcttggGTACGTACggcatatataaaatatatgttcGATAATCACGTGATAGTTATCGATGTGAAGATGGCGGCCATATTTATAACTCGAATTAAGTTGATAtggtttttatatatatatattcttttgcCGATTTAGAAGTGATGTTGAATCGGGCTTATTAATTTACTACTTAAATGATGTCCGGATTTAATTTTTTATCCCGGctgttataaaatatatattagtacTTGTTAGCATGTGCAACGTGTTTCCACAAGATATAAATAACTTCGGCAAAGTTTTATAAaactacataaaaataaaaatcgattGTGATCTTCCGTGAAATTTCTCTATTTGGATTATTTCGAATTAGAAGAAAGAAATAAATGGACGGTTATTGAGTTTAAGGATTTGTGGATTGTggcaagaataaaaaaaatggagAATGATTTGTACAAAAAGTAAAATTAAATgtgttaaaaaaaacaaattatcaAGGGTATTTTGGGACTATTAATTGAAAACGGTTTCACCAAAAAACCAATTTCTATTGGTTTCTCCGGTGCTTTTACGCATGCAACGTCCACATTATGTGTTTACTAGCCAACGAAGCACACACGATGTTTGTGTaacataatacatgaaatttatttgaaaatattttgtgttgttacggtatttttgaattttaatattatgattttaatgatacttaataattaaaatttattgtaaaaaaaCACTAAATAAAGAGGATATTTATGCAATAATATGTAACAAAATGATGGATGAAAGATTGAGAAACGTGGGAGGAAATGGAGAGAGTGGGGATGTTTTTCATgtgaaattataattttaccttttttgattaaaaaaatagaaaaggcAACCAAATATATATTAGTTCACTCACATTAATGACCAAAATCAGTTTTTTTATGTGATTCACCTATTATTAAATTGTAAAGATATAGTTTGaatgataaataattatttggacatgatttttgttatttttaaataaatattattttcatatttttttactaAGAGTAAATGAGTAACATATTTTTGTACTAAGAGTAAatgagtaatatatatatatatatatatatatatatatatatatatatataatcatctaaaattttaaaatatagatagatAACATATTATTgagtttaaaaatattgataacGAAACTTTCTCAACGAATTTAAGTCATATGGTGAGGATATAATTATAATGTTGAATAAAATTTCACCAATTTTATTAAAAGTTAGTTGGTGCAAGAGTCTTTACATCAATTATGTagtaaatttgattttaatttagcTGTTTATGTAGtaactttgattttaattttctaCTTTTATTCTTAATTTGTCGGAGTGTGGAGTGTTGTGGTGAAATCGAGAAATGCTTATAATGACAGTAACTATTTTAGCAATTGAGTTGAAACAATCGAAAATTAATGTCAGTTAACCGAGACCAAAATTCGACACAATAATGGACTAAAacctaaaattacaaaaaaaataaaaataaaaatattatgaacaTTTTTTGTTGTGACCAACGGGGATCCATAATACGTGATAAGAGCAGCAGCTTGATTTTTCTTTGAAATGTTGAATCTTATCTCCATATTTTAACTCCAATATTTTAAcgatattataataattacgTGTATTATTGAAGGACCTTAATTAGCTTATATTCTTTATGGAGCAGCATGCATGTTCATTATCATTTCATCTCATCTCATAAGGTGTGGATTATGTAACAGGGGGACTGGGCTGGCCCAGTCCCATAACAATCATTCCCAAAAGGAAAAGGTATTATTATCATTAGTATAATATTatcattaatattattattatccaaAAACAATTATCCAATACCTGTTTGCACGATCTTTATGTTTAGATCCTaccattatattttttttaatcataaatTGAAATCAAATCTAAGCTCCCAAAAATCATTACCAGAACTTGTTTTTGGTTCCAATCAAggtcaaaataaaaatttaaattaattgcaGTCGTTACAGTAGCCACAGAGTTTTAATTTTCTGAAAGAGAAAATTGTAAATttggttatttatgttttttttttaaatttattaacatATGTTGTTAAATTTCACTTTTAATtcattgtttttgtttgtttgtttttttttttttcagtttagTCATTTATTTGCTTTTTTGAATTCAATATGATGTCGATGTGTTAGTTGTGACCTAAAAATTTCCATATAAAAAAGATTAAGATTGTAAAAGAAAgttttttttagaattaaaACAAAGAATTAAATGGCCAAAAACTaacataaaagaaaaaatttgcaaaaaatcaaatatattgGACGAAAAATCAATTTCccattttaataataataataatattttaaatatacgGTAACATCTCAAAGAAGTGAGGATTGTTTATGCTACCCCACCCGGGCAGTGTCCGAGTAGGGATCTAACGGACTCGATCACGCGACAAATTTGATTTGTCGGGTGATTGGATCCGTTGATGCTGGCAGACCGGACCAAAAATTGTCAATATTAGAACAGAATAGATCCACGCGTAAATTAATCACATGACATGCcactaatttattatttaacagGCCCCCATAAacccttcaaaaaaaaaaaagaaaaaaaaggccCCCATAAAGACGTGCATGTTATATAACTCACCCATAAATCTTTACtatctttactattttattaaagttgagACCCGTGTAAAAACCACCCATTTGAGAACATCATTTTTTTTTGCCATTTTTACCCCTCCACTCACGGTTCTTCTACATTTTATATTTCTTTCtccaagattttatttttattttgtcctATCCACCCTCTTCTCACCTCCACCTTTCTAACAAACTTCCCCACTTTCTCTCATTCCCACGCTAATAAACTTTTTCACATTCTCTTCCATGCTTCTACTTGCAATCCTTGAGTTCAACCGATGGCTTTTTCTCCAAAAGTACTGAAATAGGTAATTTTATTCTCTCAATCTCAATAGTTGTTTTGGTTTGGGTTTGCGATTTTctaatatttcaattttttctcATCCTCTAATTTTCTGCTTAATTTATGAATTTGTACCAATTTCTATATGTTTCATTTTCGATTTAGAATGGAATTGAGTTATGGTTTTACGAATTTGtatgttaattattttatctCAACAGGAATCGTCTTACTTTGTTCGGCAAAAACTGAATAAAAATTTTTCGTCGACAAAAACTGAAGGTAATTTTCTTCTCTCAATCTCTATAGTTGTTTTGGTTTAGGTTTgcaattttaaatatttcaattttttctcCTCCTCGAATTTTCTGCTTAATTTATGAATCTATACTAATTTCTATATGTTTCATTTTCGATTCAGAATGGAATTGAGTTCTGGGTTTACGGATTTGTATGTCTATTATTTTTTCTCAACAGGAATCTCCTTACTTTGTTCGGAAAAACTGAAGAAAATTTTTTATTCACCGCAATCATTTATCCGTCGTCTTTAATCGGTAAGTTGAAATTTTTACAATTTAATAAGCCAGGattatattttgaaatatattaaatttaaaataaaattgccAAATTTATAGTTTGAGCCCTTTTGAATATCGATATTTTGAGAATTTGAGAATTATATTATATTCGGTAGTTTATTATTTGGGGCCTTTGAATATATCCatattaaatttatagtttgggaattatattaaatttgaaataaatttatattcggtagtttcaaatttcaaatttcaaatttcaaatttcaaatttcagaattatattaaatttgaaataaaatagtgtttttATCATGAGTAAAACCAGATTTGACGCTacagaaaattaaaatagtgttttaatatatttcaaaaattaagagtaagaattattttttaaaatttgaaaataaaatacatttgTTCATATCCATACATTGCGAATAATAGATATctctattttaattttcaaatttgaaacATTTGAACTTTGAACAAATTAATAGATTTGTTTTTATCCATGCGTTAAATGTTTTGATAAGCCAGGatgatattttcaaatatattaaatttgaaataaaatagcCAAATTTATAGTTTGGGGCCTTTTGAATATCCTTATTTTGagaatttgataattatatTCGGTAGTTTATAGTTTTTTAAGCCGGTAGTTTATAGTTTGGGGTCTTTTGAATAACCatattaaatttatagtttgggaattttgttaaatttgaaatatatttaaattcggtaatttcaaatttcaaatttcaaatttcaaatttcaaatttcagaattataataaatttgaaataaaatagtgtttgaatttttcttttaatttccat comes from the Henckelia pumila isolate YLH828 chromosome 1, ASM3356847v2, whole genome shotgun sequence genome and includes:
- the LOC140872349 gene encoding ethylene-responsive transcription factor ERF017-like, with translation MDMNINQETKYTGVRRRKWGKYVCEIRLPNSRERIWLGSYDTAEMAARAFDAAQFCLRGRNAKFNFPHDPPDIAGGQSLTPGEIQVVAQQYASSYVGSSSTQRQETPTAESGGEDRSRAGSPNNSIDWSFLDPVAENGGAGRDQQASAASDFGLFQLEHCDVYAPPHFAAEVVDDDDYDDNGHGHGGYLTSLWNF